One Natronolimnobius sp. AArcel1 DNA window includes the following coding sequences:
- a CDS encoding BMP family protein, whose protein sequence is MLSTDTAERTESSGIDRRTALASGVAIVAGSSLAGCLGDDDDGNDNGNGDADDTDDTGDEDAATSVAIISSPAGFDDNAFNDNAASGLEEASNDFDLEYTTIEETEEAQYESVQADTAESGYDLIVCVGDHHTDPMATNAEQYPDQNWMLINNVVEGADNVSGWIEMNNEMSFLAGVVAGVMTDEEFEHEDSETDPDESIVGFVGGEDIPLINAFEQSYIEGVEWVNDDAEVLTGYGGSFSDTGSANNVAESQIDDGADIVWHAASAAGAGAFAAAQDNDRFAIGVDVDQSIEEEQYQDVILGSAVKELNEATYQVSEAVVNDDFESQVGEQNLSIEQESIDFIVGQAFEGELPDAVEEELEAAKDAIVADEVELTCGPTSC, encoded by the coding sequence ATGTTGTCAACTGACACTGCAGAGCGGACCGAGTCATCCGGAATCGATCGGCGAACGGCGCTCGCATCGGGGGTCGCTATCGTTGCTGGATCATCATTAGCGGGCTGTCTCGGTGACGATGACGACGGCAATGACAATGGGAACGGGGACGCGGACGACACTGACGATACGGGCGACGAAGATGCGGCAACATCGGTCGCAATCATCTCGAGTCCGGCTGGCTTTGATGACAACGCGTTCAATGACAACGCCGCGTCTGGTCTCGAGGAAGCGTCAAACGATTTTGACCTCGAGTATACAACGATTGAAGAGACTGAAGAGGCCCAGTACGAGTCGGTACAAGCGGACACAGCTGAGAGCGGCTACGATCTCATTGTCTGTGTCGGCGACCACCATACGGATCCGATGGCGACGAATGCTGAGCAGTATCCGGACCAGAACTGGATGCTTATCAATAACGTCGTTGAGGGCGCCGATAATGTGTCAGGTTGGATCGAAATGAACAACGAAATGTCGTTCCTCGCGGGCGTTGTCGCCGGTGTGATGACTGACGAGGAGTTCGAACACGAAGACAGTGAAACCGATCCGGACGAGTCAATTGTTGGCTTCGTCGGCGGCGAGGATATTCCACTCATCAACGCGTTCGAGCAGTCCTACATCGAGGGAGTCGAGTGGGTCAACGACGACGCGGAGGTGCTGACGGGCTACGGCGGGAGCTTCTCGGATACCGGTTCGGCGAACAACGTCGCTGAATCCCAAATTGACGACGGTGCAGACATCGTCTGGCACGCTGCCTCGGCGGCAGGAGCCGGTGCGTTTGCAGCCGCCCAGGACAATGACCGCTTCGCGATCGGCGTCGACGTCGATCAGTCCATCGAGGAAGAGCAGTACCAGGATGTCATCCTTGGCTCTGCAGTGAAGGAACTCAACGAGGCGACCTACCAGGTCTCCGAAGCCGTCGTCAACGACGACTTCGAGAGCCAGGTTGGCGAGCAGAACTTGAGCATCGAACAGGAGAGTATCGACTTCATCGTCGGTCAGGCGTTCGAAGGCGAACTCCCCGACGCCGTCGAAGAGGAACTCGAGGCTGCGAAAGATGCTATCGTCGCAGATGAGGTCGAGCTGACGTGCGGTCCGACGAGCTGCTAA
- a CDS encoding ABC transporter ATP-binding protein: MTPDGPPAVHLEGITKRFGDVVANDDIEFMLETGSIHALLGENGSGKTTLMSVLYGLYDQNDGTIYVDGQERSFDSPRDAMDAGIGMIHQHFQLVKPMTVLQNIVLGHEPTENRFGQINEDVARDEIEAICSRYDFDVDQYLDTPIEELDLGAQQRVEIVKSLYRGAAVLILDEPTAVLTPQEVESLMDVMADLKADGHSLIFISHKLDEALSIADDITVLRDGKAIGTVDAADTTEQDLARMMVGREVLFDRLERETEPGEPVLEVERLQMRGDRGREQVDGVDLTVREGEILGIAGVQGNGQRELIEGITGLRTVADGTVRLDGTDITNASRRRRIEAGIAYIPEDRQSEGLVQGDSLVRNALLGNQTIDPYASDGILDWWAVRDHAEDIITEFDVQPPDPNTTAGSLSGGNQQKFIVGREIGHDPDVIVASHPTRGVDIGSIEFIHNRLIELRDEGLAILVVSSKLDEIQKLSDRIAVMYEGAFIDVVDPESVSEADLGLLMAGQSLENAQSLTNEQEDADEAESGESDRGVQT; the protein is encoded by the coding sequence ATGACACCGGACGGGCCACCAGCGGTCCATCTCGAGGGAATCACCAAACGGTTCGGGGACGTGGTCGCGAACGACGACATCGAGTTCATGCTCGAGACGGGCTCGATCCACGCGCTGCTCGGCGAGAACGGGTCGGGAAAGACGACCCTGATGAGCGTCCTCTATGGGTTGTACGACCAGAACGACGGGACAATCTACGTCGATGGTCAGGAACGGTCGTTTGACTCGCCGCGGGACGCGATGGACGCTGGAATCGGCATGATCCACCAGCACTTTCAGCTGGTGAAGCCGATGACGGTTCTGCAAAATATCGTCCTGGGTCACGAACCGACCGAGAACCGGTTTGGCCAGATCAATGAGGATGTAGCCAGAGACGAGATTGAGGCAATCTGCTCGCGGTATGATTTCGACGTGGATCAGTACCTCGACACACCGATCGAGGAACTCGACCTTGGCGCACAACAGCGCGTCGAGATTGTCAAGAGCCTTTACCGAGGGGCAGCGGTGCTCATCCTCGACGAACCGACCGCGGTGCTTACGCCTCAGGAAGTCGAGAGCCTGATGGACGTCATGGCCGACCTCAAAGCCGACGGCCACTCGCTCATTTTCATCTCACACAAACTCGATGAGGCGCTGTCGATCGCCGACGACATCACCGTTCTCCGGGATGGCAAGGCAATCGGAACCGTCGACGCCGCCGACACGACCGAACAGGACCTAGCGCGGATGATGGTCGGCCGAGAAGTGCTGTTCGACCGCCTCGAGCGCGAGACTGAACCCGGTGAGCCTGTCCTCGAGGTTGAACGGCTCCAGATGCGTGGCGATCGAGGGCGAGAGCAGGTTGACGGCGTCGACCTCACTGTTCGAGAGGGCGAGATTCTCGGTATCGCGGGGGTACAGGGGAATGGCCAGCGCGAACTCATTGAGGGCATCACCGGCCTTCGCACTGTCGCGGACGGCACGGTTCGCCTCGATGGGACGGACATTACAAACGCTAGTCGCCGCCGCCGTATCGAGGCTGGTATCGCCTACATTCCCGAAGATCGCCAGAGTGAAGGGCTGGTTCAGGGTGATTCGCTCGTCCGAAACGCGCTGCTCGGAAATCAGACGATCGATCCCTACGCGAGCGACGGTATCCTCGACTGGTGGGCAGTCCGCGATCACGCCGAAGATATCATCACGGAGTTCGACGTGCAGCCACCCGATCCCAACACAACGGCCGGATCGCTCTCCGGAGGAAATCAGCAGAAGTTCATTGTTGGACGCGAGATTGGCCACGATCCCGACGTAATCGTCGCCTCGCACCCGACTCGAGGCGTCGATATCGGCTCGATCGAGTTCATTCACAACCGACTGATCGAACTACGCGATGAGGGGCTGGCGATTCTCGTCGTCTCCTCGAAACTCGATGAAATTCAGAAGCTCTCGGATCGCATCGCGGTCATGTACGAAGGCGCGTTCATCGATGTCGTCGATCCCGAATCCGTCTCCGAGGCGGATCTCGGACTCTTGATGGCTGGCCAGTCCCTCGAGAATGCCCAGTCCCTCACAAACGAACAAGAGGACGCCGACGAGGCCGAGTCCGGCGAATCTGATCGAGGTGTCCAAACGTGA
- a CDS encoding ABC transporter permease: MLDATVLERIGIAVGSTVSALLIGLVIVAISGYNPVEFASQLLVGSFGSERAVARTLRYSVLFVLAGVAVAIAFRAGVFNIGVQGQFIVGGFATVVSIITLAPYLPNGTGGGVALMLIGTVAAIAAGGLYAALPGVLKAYGGANEIITTIMLNFIAIGFVGWLVAGRFGDPQATATRTEHMPENVGFPSVIFDDPNLSIVGIVLTLVVVALIAAVMTRTSFGYDMVTSGTQEAAATYSGVDAKRMIVSTMTLSGMVAGLAGAIFAIMIQGYFTDPSGIGNYGFDAIAVSLLAANNPIGVIPAGLLFGGLESAGSHIQISTDVPVQLIDGIVGLVVLFVAVPELFRMIAKRTGLGGDGE; encoded by the coding sequence ATGTTGGATGCGACGGTGCTCGAGCGGATCGGAATCGCGGTCGGGTCGACGGTGTCAGCGCTACTTATTGGGCTGGTGATCGTCGCGATTTCAGGCTACAATCCAGTGGAGTTTGCCAGCCAGTTGCTCGTTGGTTCGTTCGGGAGCGAGCGAGCGGTGGCGCGAACGCTTCGCTATTCGGTGCTGTTCGTGCTGGCAGGTGTCGCCGTTGCGATTGCGTTCCGGGCTGGCGTGTTCAATATCGGCGTCCAGGGCCAGTTCATCGTCGGTGGCTTCGCGACTGTCGTCTCGATCATTACACTCGCACCGTACCTGCCGAACGGTACGGGCGGCGGGGTTGCCCTGATGCTCATTGGTACCGTCGCGGCGATCGCCGCAGGCGGGCTGTATGCGGCACTCCCGGGCGTATTGAAAGCCTACGGCGGCGCGAACGAGATCATTACGACGATCATGTTGAACTTCATCGCGATCGGCTTCGTTGGCTGGCTCGTCGCCGGCCGGTTCGGCGATCCACAGGCGACGGCGACGCGGACCGAGCACATGCCAGAGAACGTCGGATTCCCGTCGGTCATCTTTGACGATCCGAACCTCTCAATTGTCGGAATTGTGCTGACGCTGGTTGTCGTCGCGCTCATTGCGGCCGTCATGACTCGAACCAGTTTCGGCTACGACATGGTGACAAGCGGCACGCAGGAAGCCGCCGCGACGTACTCCGGGGTCGACGCCAAACGCATGATCGTTTCGACAATGACCCTGTCCGGAATGGTCGCCGGACTGGCCGGCGCGATCTTCGCCATCATGATCCAGGGCTATTTCACCGACCCATCCGGAATCGGTAACTACGGGTTCGACGCGATTGCCGTGAGCCTGCTTGCGGCGAACAACCCAATCGGGGTCATCCCCGCAGGTCTCTTATTCGGCGGCCTCGAGTCTGCTGGCTCGCACATCCAGATCAGCACCGATGTGCCAGTGCAACTAATCGACGGCATCGTCGGGCTGGTCGTGCTGTTCGTCGCCGTCCCGGAACTGTTCAGGATGATTGCGAAACGAACCGGGCTGGGAGGTGACGGCGAATGA
- a CDS encoding ABC transporter permease, whose amino-acid sequence MSVVDYTEQRRVRLGAVALAATLVALAVVGTQTDIALERLFTLGFLTRSLEMATPIALAAIGGLYAEKSGVFNIGLEGFMIFGAFTAAASMYAIGGTASTQVHVWSAIGISVLITGAMTAIFAVLVIRFKADQIVAGLAVWFIGLGFAPFTASIIWGSQSSPGLSSVGSLPFGQSPLVVLTVVIVVAAWYVLYRTRYGYWVQAAGENPEALDTAGVNVNRVRYATVIFSGVMAGLGGAVLLAHEGNFVGTGDTMVEGRGWIAIVAYLFGNYNPIGAAAAALLFGGLDMLNVQFQTVGIEVSARLVNLLPYIAVIVVLSAWGKTRMPSSVGESYESED is encoded by the coding sequence ATGAGCGTCGTCGACTACACCGAGCAACGACGGGTTCGACTCGGCGCGGTCGCCCTCGCCGCAACGCTCGTCGCGCTTGCGGTCGTTGGTACCCAGACCGACATTGCTCTCGAGCGACTGTTCACGCTTGGCTTCCTGACCCGTTCGCTCGAGATGGCGACCCCGATCGCGCTCGCAGCTATCGGCGGCCTCTACGCCGAAAAGAGCGGTGTCTTCAACATCGGCCTCGAGGGATTCATGATCTTCGGGGCGTTCACCGCCGCAGCGAGCATGTACGCCATCGGGGGAACGGCCTCGACGCAGGTTCACGTCTGGTCTGCGATCGGGATTTCGGTGCTGATTACGGGGGCGATGACGGCTATCTTCGCCGTGCTCGTGATCCGGTTCAAGGCGGATCAGATCGTCGCCGGGCTGGCCGTCTGGTTCATCGGCCTCGGATTCGCACCCTTCACCGCGTCGATTATCTGGGGAAGCCAGTCGAGTCCGGGCCTCTCGAGCGTCGGGTCGCTTCCGTTTGGCCAGTCGCCGTTGGTCGTCCTGACTGTCGTCATCGTGGTCGCCGCCTGGTACGTTCTCTATCGCACGCGCTATGGCTACTGGGTGCAGGCAGCCGGCGAGAACCCCGAAGCACTCGACACTGCGGGGGTCAACGTCAATCGCGTCCGCTACGCGACCGTGATCTTCTCCGGTGTGATGGCTGGATTGGGCGGAGCCGTGTTGCTCGCCCACGAGGGGAACTTTGTCGGCACCGGAGACACGATGGTCGAAGGCCGCGGCTGGATCGCCATCGTTGCCTACCTGTTCGGCAACTACAACCCAATTGGAGCGGCCGCTGCTGCGTTGCTATTCGGTGGGCTTGACATGCTGAACGTCCAGTTCCAGACCGTTGGGATTGAGGTATCCGCGCGGCTCGTCAACCTCCTACCGTACATTGCTGTGATCGTCGTGCTCTCAGCGTGGGGCAAGACGCGAATGCCCTCGTCCGTCGGCGAATCCTACGAAAGCGAGGACTAG
- a CDS encoding pterin cluster protein, with product MPAEIAPETETSDESPVTTTVTVRCTGHVRDAVGAHELEYTFEGTRLRDFLEAFFAEYDVEDMLIAETEADATARGWAPPPDDLPGTWRKNPEGEQTRPYARVCINGRFNEHAAGFKTKLADGDRVALIYPFMFCC from the coding sequence ATGCCTGCAGAAATCGCGCCCGAAACGGAGACCAGCGACGAGTCGCCCGTCACGACAACCGTAACCGTCCGCTGTACCGGCCACGTTCGCGACGCCGTCGGGGCTCACGAACTCGAGTACACGTTCGAGGGAACGCGATTACGAGACTTTCTCGAGGCCTTCTTCGCGGAGTACGATGTTGAGGACATGCTCATCGCCGAGACTGAGGCCGACGCAACGGCTCGCGGCTGGGCACCGCCGCCGGATGATCTACCCGGAACGTGGCGCAAGAATCCGGAAGGTGAGCAAACCCGGCCCTACGCCCGTGTCTGTATCAACGGCCGCTTCAACGAACACGCAGCGGGATTTAAGACCAAACTTGCGGACGGCGACCGGGTTGCACTGATCTACCCGTTCATGTTCTGCTGTTGA
- a CDS encoding type IV pilin, translating into MRSPWGSTTTQRFRDAETAVTPVIGVVLMVAITIILAGTVHAALIGFADEPPEPQPIAGFSFDETDCDGDGVTVTHVAGDSIPADELYLHSPAKSTPTTWENPDGHEPTGLENGMVDAGSSLTTCLGEGTVDDEPVQVIWESPTDDQTAVLAEWDG; encoded by the coding sequence ATGCGTTCTCCGTGGGGGTCAACAACAACACAACGGTTCCGCGACGCAGAGACGGCTGTCACGCCCGTCATCGGCGTCGTCCTGATGGTTGCGATCACGATTATTCTGGCAGGGACAGTGCACGCCGCACTGATCGGCTTTGCCGACGAACCGCCCGAACCGCAGCCGATTGCCGGCTTTTCGTTCGACGAGACAGACTGCGATGGCGACGGCGTCACCGTAACTCACGTTGCTGGCGACTCAATTCCAGCCGACGAACTCTATCTACACTCACCAGCAAAGAGCACGCCAACGACGTGGGAGAACCCAGACGGACACGAACCGACCGGCCTCGAGAACGGCATGGTCGATGCGGGCTCGAGTTTGACGACCTGTCTTGGCGAGGGTACTGTCGATGACGAACCGGTGCAGGTGATCTGGGAGTCGCCAACCGACGATCAGACGGCTGTGCTTGCGGAGTGGGACGGGTAA
- a CDS encoding TIGR04053 family radical SAM/SPASM domain-containing protein: MRPGQSLDTTARPLVLIWEVTQACGLACDHCRADAQELRHPDELSTSGGKRLLEDVSEFGEGQLVVLSGGDPLIRDDLEELVSYGTELGLTMTITPSGTRSLTAERIQALADAGLTRMAVSLDGATPEHHDDFRGESGSFDETIAAVEDARAVGLPVQVNTTVCEATVDELPAIRDLLREIGIVLWSVFFLVPVGRGRILEPIDPETADAVMAWLHTVSTDEPFGLKTTEAPQYRRVALQRRANEDPKTNPAATETTRRAGIIAGDGFAFVSHTGEVFPSGFLPESAGNVLERPITDIYRNTDLFESLRDRDQLEGKCGACPYRHVCGGSRSRAFATTGNPLASDPLCPYVPDGYDGPLPWSSETGSDHVASD, from the coding sequence ATGCGACCTGGTCAGTCACTCGATACGACAGCCCGCCCGCTGGTGCTCATCTGGGAAGTCACGCAAGCCTGCGGGCTGGCCTGTGACCACTGCCGGGCCGACGCACAGGAACTGCGCCACCCCGATGAACTCTCGACTTCCGGGGGTAAACGCCTGCTCGAGGACGTTTCCGAATTCGGCGAGGGACAACTCGTCGTCCTCTCGGGTGGCGACCCGCTCATCCGGGACGACCTCGAGGAACTGGTCTCCTACGGGACGGAGTTGGGACTGACGATGACGATTACACCGAGCGGGACGCGCTCACTGACAGCCGAGCGCATTCAGGCGCTCGCGGACGCGGGCCTCACCCGGATGGCGGTCAGTCTCGACGGCGCGACACCGGAGCATCACGACGATTTTCGCGGCGAGTCCGGCAGTTTCGACGAAACCATCGCAGCCGTCGAAGACGCCCGCGCCGTCGGGCTGCCGGTCCAGGTGAATACGACCGTCTGCGAGGCGACCGTCGACGAACTGCCTGCAATTCGCGACCTGCTCCGCGAGATCGGCATCGTACTCTGGAGCGTCTTCTTTCTCGTGCCCGTCGGCCGTGGGAGAATTCTCGAGCCGATTGATCCTGAAACGGCCGATGCGGTGATGGCCTGGCTCCACACAGTCAGCACCGACGAACCGTTCGGCCTCAAGACGACGGAAGCACCCCAGTATCGACGGGTGGCACTCCAGCGCCGGGCGAATGAGGACCCAAAGACGAACCCAGCGGCCACCGAGACCACCCGTCGCGCTGGGATCATCGCCGGCGACGGCTTCGCGTTCGTCAGCCACACCGGCGAGGTCTTCCCCTCTGGCTTCCTGCCCGAATCAGCCGGAAACGTCCTCGAGCGCCCAATTACCGACATCTATCGCAACACCGACCTGTTCGAGTCGCTCCGAGACCGTGACCAACTCGAGGGCAAATGTGGTGCCTGTCCGTACCGACACGTCTGCGGTGGCAGTCGCTCGCGTGCGTTCGCGACGACTGGAAATCCACTCGCAAGCGATCCGCTTTGCCCGTACGTTCCTGACGGGTACGACGGACCACTGCCGTGGTCAAGCGAAACGGGATCGGATCACGTCGCCAGCGACTGA
- a CDS encoding acetyl/propionyl/methylcrotonyl-CoA carboxylase subunit alpha: MFRKVLVANRGEIAVRVMRACEELNVGTVAIYSEADTDGGHVRYADEAYNVGPARAADSYLDHEAVIEAARKADADAIHPGYGFLAENAEFAAKVEEAEGITWIGPAAEAMESLGEKTKARTIMDDADVPIVPGTTDPVTDPDEVEAFGEEHGYPIAIKAEGGGGGRGMKVVRDESEVADQLESAQREGEAYFDNDSVYLERYLEHPRHIEVQILADEHGNVRHLGERDCSLQRRHQKVIEEGPSAALTDELREKIGEAARRGVAAADYTNAGTVEFLVEEAPGRGPDEPLGPDANFYFLEVNTRIQVEHTVTEEITGLDIVKRQIQIAAGEEVDFAQDEVEIDGHAMEFRINAENAAEDFAPATGGTLEVYDPPGGIGVRMDDALRQGDDLVTDYDSMIAKLIVWGEDRNDCIERSLRALREYDIEGIPTIIPFHRLMLTDEAFVESTHTTKYLDEELDESRIEEAQSQWGGDIGDGSSDDEEETVEREFTVEVNGKRFEVELAEHGAPAIPTGDVDAGNPSGPPQPAGGSSDEADLSGDGETVDAEMQGTILDIEVEEGDEVAAGDVLVVLEAMKMENDIVASKGGTVTEIAIEEDQSVDMGDVLVVLE, from the coding sequence ATGTTCAGGAAGGTTTTGGTGGCGAATCGTGGCGAGATCGCCGTCAGAGTGATGCGGGCGTGTGAGGAGCTAAACGTTGGGACTGTCGCCATTTACTCCGAGGCCGACACAGACGGCGGCCATGTTCGCTACGCCGACGAGGCGTACAACGTCGGGCCGGCGCGAGCGGCTGACTCCTATCTGGATCACGAGGCAGTGATCGAGGCTGCGCGCAAGGCCGATGCCGACGCGATCCACCCCGGCTACGGCTTCCTCGCGGAGAACGCCGAGTTCGCGGCGAAAGTCGAGGAGGCCGAGGGTATCACCTGGATTGGCCCCGCCGCAGAGGCGATGGAGAGCCTCGGCGAGAAGACCAAAGCGCGGACGATCATGGACGACGCCGACGTGCCAATCGTCCCCGGGACGACGGACCCGGTCACCGACCCCGACGAAGTCGAAGCCTTCGGCGAGGAACACGGCTATCCCATTGCGATCAAAGCCGAAGGCGGCGGTGGCGGCCGCGGGATGAAAGTCGTCCGCGACGAAAGCGAGGTCGCAGACCAACTCGAGAGCGCCCAGCGAGAGGGTGAAGCCTACTTCGATAACGACTCGGTCTATCTCGAGCGCTATCTCGAGCACCCGCGTCACATCGAAGTCCAGATTCTGGCAGATGAACACGGCAACGTGCGCCATCTGGGCGAACGAGACTGTTCCCTGCAACGGCGTCACCAGAAGGTCATCGAGGAGGGCCCATCAGCGGCCCTGACGGACGAACTGCGCGAGAAAATCGGCGAAGCGGCCCGCCGCGGAGTCGCCGCTGCGGACTACACCAACGCCGGCACCGTCGAGTTCCTCGTCGAGGAAGCACCCGGACGCGGCCCCGACGAACCGCTCGGCCCCGACGCGAACTTCTACTTCCTCGAGGTCAACACCCGGATTCAGGTCGAACACACCGTCACGGAAGAGATTACGGGCCTCGATATCGTCAAGCGCCAGATTCAGATCGCGGCAGGCGAGGAAGTCGACTTCGCACAGGATGAGGTCGAGATCGACGGCCACGCCATGGAGTTCCGGATCAACGCCGAAAACGCCGCCGAGGACTTCGCCCCCGCAACGGGCGGCACGCTCGAGGTGTACGACCCGCCGGGCGGGATTGGCGTCCGCATGGATGATGCGCTCCGGCAGGGCGACGACCTCGTGACGGACTACGACTCGATGATCGCGAAGCTGATCGTCTGGGGCGAGGACCGAAACGACTGCATCGAGCGCTCGCTGCGCGCGCTTCGAGAGTACGACATCGAGGGCATCCCGACGATCATCCCGTTCCACCGCCTGATGCTCACCGACGAGGCGTTCGTCGAGAGCACACACACGACGAAGTATCTCGACGAGGAACTCGACGAAAGTCGCATCGAAGAGGCCCAATCACAGTGGGGCGGTGACATCGGCGACGGCTCGAGCGACGACGAGGAGGAGACCGTCGAACGCGAGTTCACCGTCGAGGTCAACGGCAAGCGCTTCGAGGTCGAACTCGCAGAACACGGCGCGCCGGCGATTCCAACCGGCGATGTTGACGCCGGCAACCCATCCGGCCCACCGCAGCCTGCCGGTGGCTCGAGCGACGAGGCGGACCTCAGCGGCGACGGCGAAACGGTCGATGCCGAGATGCAGGGGACGATTCTCGACATCGAAGTCGAGGAAGGTGACGAGGTTGCCGCCGGCGACGTGCTCGTCGTCCTCGAGGCGATGAAAATGGAAAACGATATCGTCGCCTCCAAGGGGGGGACGGTCACCGAGATCGCAATTGAGGAAGACCAGAGCGTCGATATGGGCGACGTACTCGTCGTCCTCGAGTAG
- a CDS encoding acyl-CoA carboxylase subunit beta: protein MEDRIDDLEERREEARLGGGEERIDKQHDKGKMTARERIEYFLDEGTFTEFDQLRTHQTSQFGMEEQKIPGDGVVTGYGEVNGRTTFVFAHDFTVFGGSLGEVFAEKICKVMDMAMEVGAPVIGLNDSAGARIQEGVKSLAGFTEIFNRNQEASGVIPQISGIMGPCAGGAVYSPSITDFIFMVKDTSHMYITGPGVTKTVTGEDVTHEELGGAMTHSGKTGVAQFACESEEQALDDMKRLLSYLPQNNVEDPPRVEPWDDPDRRDEDLKSIVPSSPQKPYDMIDVVDSVVDEGSFFEVADNFAKELVVGFGRLDGRSVGIVANQPRVNAGTLTVDSSMKGSRFIRFCDSFNIPIVTFVDVPGYMPGTDQEHRGIIRHGAKLLYAYAEATVPLLTVITRKAYGGAYCVMASKNLGADVNYAWPTAEIAVMGPQGAVNILYRDELAEADDPDALRDELIEEYREEFANPYTATDKGFLDDVIVPTETRPRLIADLEMLETKRESNPDKKHGNIPL, encoded by the coding sequence ATGGAAGACCGCATCGACGACCTCGAGGAGCGCCGCGAGGAGGCTCGCCTGGGTGGTGGCGAGGAACGAATCGACAAACAACACGACAAGGGGAAGATGACTGCCCGCGAGCGGATCGAGTACTTCCTCGATGAGGGCACCTTCACGGAATTCGACCAGCTCCGAACTCACCAGACGAGCCAGTTCGGGATGGAAGAACAGAAGATCCCGGGCGACGGCGTCGTCACGGGCTACGGTGAGGTCAACGGACGGACGACGTTCGTCTTCGCACACGACTTCACCGTCTTCGGTGGCTCGCTCGGCGAAGTGTTCGCCGAAAAGATCTGCAAGGTCATGGATATGGCCATGGAGGTCGGCGCGCCCGTGATCGGACTCAACGACTCCGCTGGTGCGCGTATTCAGGAAGGCGTCAAGTCCCTCGCCGGCTTCACTGAAATCTTCAACCGGAATCAGGAAGCCAGTGGCGTCATCCCACAGATTTCGGGGATTATGGGGCCGTGTGCCGGCGGGGCCGTCTACTCGCCGTCGATTACCGACTTCATCTTCATGGTCAAAGACACGAGTCACATGTACATCACCGGCCCCGGCGTCACCAAGACCGTCACCGGCGAGGACGTGACGCACGAGGAACTCGGCGGTGCGATGACGCATTCTGGAAAGACCGGCGTCGCCCAGTTCGCCTGCGAAAGCGAAGAGCAGGCACTCGACGATATGAAGCGCCTCCTCTCGTATCTCCCGCAGAACAACGTCGAGGACCCACCGCGCGTCGAGCCGTGGGACGACCCCGACCGACGTGACGAGGACCTCAAATCCATCGTCCCCTCGAGTCCGCAGAAACCCTACGATATGATCGATGTGGTCGACAGCGTGGTCGACGAAGGCTCCTTCTTCGAAGTCGCGGACAACTTCGCGAAGGAACTCGTCGTCGGCTTCGGCCGCCTCGATGGCCGGTCGGTCGGCATCGTCGCGAACCAGCCCCGCGTGAACGCGGGCACGCTCACCGTCGACTCCTCGATGAAGGGCTCGAGATTCATACGCTTCTGTGACTCGTTTAACATCCCTATCGTCACCTTCGTCGACGTCCCTGGCTACATGCCTGGGACGGACCAGGAACACCGCGGGATCATCCGCCACGGCGCGAAACTGCTCTATGCGTACGCCGAGGCGACCGTTCCACTCCTGACGGTTATCACGCGCAAAGCCTACGGCGGCGCCTACTGCGTCATGGCATCGAAGAATCTCGGTGCAGACGTCAACTACGCCTGGCCGACCGCCGAAATCGCGGTGATGGGGCCACAGGGTGCGGTCAACATTCTCTATCGCGACGAACTCGCCGAAGCCGACGACCCCGACGCCTTGCGGGACGAACTCATCGAGGAGTACCGCGAGGAGTTCGCCAACCCCTACACCGCGACGGACAAGGGCTTCTTAGACGACGTGATCGTCCCCACCGAAACCCGACCGCGCCTGATCGCAGACCTCGAGATGCTCGAAACCAAGCGCGAATCGAACCCGGACAAGAAACACGGCAACATCCCGCTGTAA